The genomic segment CTGGCATACAATCACTAATACTTCTTTCttactcttttttttacttttttattattttattgtttttatttttattttttttctattgttttattgtttttaatgtttttactcattttattgtttttactcattgtattgtttttactcATTATTGTGATATGGTTGTGATATGGTTGTGCCGAACAATTCATTTTTGTGATATGGTTGTGCTGAACTGTCAAAGTATTTTGAGCTGCATAGTCTGTATGAAAAGtgttatacaaataaatgtattattattattattattattattattattcattgtcaatggaccAGCTCCAGGTTGTACATCTCAATAACATCACAGTCGTCTTTCTTGGTTATGTGGCTTCTGACTTTGGCTGAACTGCTCTAATGCAGAGGAATATCATGAAAATAATCATATTGAGGAGTATCTGTCTTAGATGGTGTCATGCTGATCTCTTCTGGATTTCACATCAATGGTTTTGATTTTGCACTGACTGTTGAATCACtcaatattttacagtaatgGGCTCATCTGCTACTGAGGAAATAAAGAAGAACCTGACATGTACTGAGGGAGGATCTATCACTTTACCAGACCCTATTGTGGAGTTTGGATTTCTTTTATATGGAGGATTGAATATTGCTATGGTGAATAACAGGAAAAGCCATATATTGGACCACCGTTTCAGAGACAGACTTCTCTGGCACGACCACACTGGACTCTTTACAATCACAGGACTACAAACAGGTGACGCAGGGATTTATAATATTGATTCTATAAGAGAAGGAGTTTTTACATCATATCAACTCACAGTGTATGGTAAGTCGCATTTGCTTCTAGTTATTTCTCACGTGGGAACTGTAGTATGCTTTTCAACGGCCAAGTTTAAACTTTGTAAATGCAAGAAAGTCATTTCACTCCTTTATACTTAGGCACTAAACTCTGTCATGGTTTGGTAAAATTTATTTTGCACTgatcaactgtttttttttattgagcagtatTAAATTGAACTTTAATGAGACTATACAACTTTATGTTAGCTGCACGtttcatatgcaaatgagtgttgatgatgtcacacgGCGAGATAACTCACTTCTGACTGGGTTCTCCATCTATTAGATCACATGGACTGCTGCCATATAGTGACATATCTTAATCTTTTTATTATCACAAGACAACAGATACtcagcattttataataaatcacattgtcatataagcagtgcttctatgtatgtatgttttatgCTATAATGTATGTTTGCTAATGGTTCTCTCTAATTCTTTCTTTTGAATCTGCACCAAATTCCTCCCAGAACCTGCACCAATGCCTGGTGTGAACAGATCAAGAGTGAACGCTGACAGCTGCACCTTGGTGTGTTTTGTGGAGAAGGCTCATGAGACGACACTGTACTGGatcaaaggagaggagatacTGAACCAGACCAGCACTggtccctctctgcctctcactgtAGACAAGCAAGACTTCAACTCCTCTTATAGATGTGTGGCTGCCAACCCTGCTGATGAGAAGACACTTCCAGTCAACGTCAagacattctgcagtgaggaaaaCAATACAGATGAGACAAGTAAGGCAAATCACATCACTGTTTTTAACTAAATTCTTATGTTTCCAAAGGCTTATGACACATAATGTTTCAGTGTATTTTGCTGATGTTCATTGTAAATCTTTCTGACAGGTGAGAATAACAGACACTTCTGGTTATTCCTAATTCGCACAGCTGTGTTTCTAAGTGTCATTGCCATTACCATCACTGGAATATattttgagagaaagagaaagagggacagacaaTCACAAGGCaagtatttattatttacttaaGTAATTGCTCCTATTCGAGAAGGGTCTGGCTGCAGATCTCCAGCATCAGGCCCCTCTCTGgctgctccagcagcaggccCCTGTCATGTGATCCAGGAGCCTGCTGCAAGAGATGGAAGTGATGTTGATTTTTGAAACTATTATGAACATGAAGGAAGTAGAAGGACTTTCAGCATCTAGCTTTATTTCAAATCGataatattttaaataaataaattaatgaatttacTTTAAACATCCAAATATGGTTATTGCTGCGCTGCCGACCAAAACTTCCAGAACATGCTCCGTGGGGGAAATTATATAAGTCCTAACGGAAAAAACAGCCAGTTATTGTTTAAAGGGCATACttaaattatttatattatgtacTCATGTGTTTTGTATGCAGCCTGTTTCTTTCTGATCTGTCTGTATTTTATAGTCTAGCTCATATGGTCGGTGAAATCTGACCCAGAATGGGACACTTGTTACTCTCTTGTTAGTTTcagtcatagtttcactgtttcatCACAATGGGAGCTGGTCTTTCAGATTAAAAGCCATCACATAATATTATGAAGCACTGTATATAGTAATTAttcaagtgaaagaaaaaatatacattGAGTgaatttacatgcacacaataatgcAACTATTGCCAATACTGCGATTAAGGCAATAGATTAAACCGtttacatgattgcataaaCTGACAACTCCCCAGAATAATCCCGTTTACATGACTACAGCACTTCCATATACCCTATAGCCTACATatatgttttaataaaaataactcCTTTCCTGTCCACTGTCCActttcaaatgtaataaaaacaactactactactgattgTGCTCTACCACATCATGTTGTTCATCACAGCCATATGCCTATCTATCTCATTGGCATGCTTCAGGCTCTACTATTGGGAAACCTGTTGGAAGGAACGAGGAGACGCATGCAGTTGTTGCGGTGTGTTTGGATGGAGCTGTGAGCCGCTGTGTCCAGCGCGTCTCCAGGATGTCACCGTCCGTCTCCTGACTTGCACTGTAGAAACTTGGAAACTGTGTGGAATAGCCTACCAGCTTGGTCTGTAGAAAAAACACAGACGTTTGCGTATCTATTTGGCAAAAGCAGGACGCTGATTGTGCAATAATGTGAAAATGCGCACCACATCAAATtagaggctgcagatggaaGACACATAGGCTAACTGTCAAGCCGCTTTTGGACGGATATAGCGATATCAACTGAAATATCCTACAAGCTGTTGTGGATGACAGATATTGATAAGAATAACCCCCTAATCTAGCCCAGTACAGACTACAATTAACTTTTACCTTCACGTGGTGAGCTGGACACATGCGCAAATTGGTCACAGTTCAAGAAATGCTATggtgtaatttatttatttaacctttaagcctcattgagattaaaaatctctttttcagtAGTGTCCCTgccaagacaggcagcagtACAATTAACatgttacagacagacagcatgtaACAGATTACAGAcaacatataggcctacatatcCTATCAATGCGATTAAGATCGGAGTACTCCACATATCTTACTGCGATTATGTTTACCTCGACTATGAGCataataacattaatataaccagagtatggtgtttacatgggttcTGTCTTAATCACATTATAATCGCATtattgtgcatgtaaacgtattGTTTGGATTGTgcgcatgtaaacgtagccactgTTGTCTGTTTTTTCCGTTAAGATTATATAATATCCCCCACATAGCGTGTTCTGGAAGTTTTGGTCGGcagtaaattaattaattaatttattttacatattgtcGATTTCTACTTTCCTTCTACTTTCTTCACGTTCATATAGTTTCGAAAATCAGCGTCACTTCCACCTCTTGCAGCAGGCCCCTGGATCACGTGACAGGGGCCTGCtgctggaggtctgcagccagacccaattgtgcttatttcactggTTGGTTAGAGATCTTCCCCTCTAATAATTTTATACTGCAACATTTGTCTCTTAGGTGTGTAATGGCATTGCTCTCCAAACTCTTAAAAGACCAAGTGACCTGGtggctgctcatgctaactacctagttcttcttctacttattacaaatggaaatgtaaaacacatcacttcctgtgtgccagaagattttttccaggaaagagctaccagacaccgagtgtttagaacagacaatggaaaagctttcatgaactggatgtaGGTTTCACTGTTGAGTTATAGCAATCAGAGATAAAGAggacaaaacacatttattattatcaaaatATTGTGGATTATTGCTTCTTTAGTTTAATACTACAGGTTGTAATTTCTTTCTCATGATTTGACAGTAACCAAGCATTTATCACAAAGATTATtgatataatatattatatagtcAGGAACTTTACCTGTATCAATAAACCTTCAAACACTGAGGGAAAATGTTTCCAAACTCTAATATGATCAACTTTCAAAAACCTGGAACGTCTGCTGCCATGTTTTATCATATTTTCatcagaatgaaataaaatgatttcaaatgtCATTATTGGTCAGAATATTTATTTGTCATAGTCTTTGTTGGCAAAATGGCAAAAGGCCTTCATCAATGagcattttattcttttattttatgaCAACATTAACACTGATTCTGGGACAGATTCTGAGACAGATGCACCACAGATGGAAAATTATGACAAAGTGACTGTTTCTCCCTGTTGACTCTCTATGGGCTGTTTGAAACCCAGGAAGTTTGATGAGTGTAGTTTATAAAGCGTCTGTACTATATTACAGTCCCAAGTTCTGTATCATGGGCATGttgttttgttaatttcaatCAATATTCCATTGAATGAATGTAATTTATGAATTGTTTTATATTCAATGTAAAGTATTGTTGGCCTAATTATAATGAGTCTATTGTGATGTTTGTACTGCCAAGTGTGATTCTGGTCAATTTtactgccctctagtggctcTTACTGTACTGACACCTCCTACACAGATGGTAGTATTTACTGCTTGCGTTGTACAAAACATTGTTCTTGAGGACAAGTTCTGAGAAGGCCACCAAAATGAGGCAGAAATGTATCAGTATTGCTCCTATGAAAAGAAAGATGgtcagaatacaaaaaaaaaagaaatgaaaggaaCCAGCAGAATAAAGAACTGAGGAGTTGGAGTTTGTTTTCAGAGTTGAAGTGTTGCTCCTGCCCTAGGGTGGTTCTTTGTTTTCTGCTTGTACACTGAAGCTGTTTTGATGGCTGGTGTTTCCCCAACACCTTATTGATGGTGCAAGTCAGTTGGCACCACAGCAGCTCCCCTTTATCTGAGAGACTTATAAGGTAGTTTtggtgtaactattttcataactactgcatacttaaaaaataattacagggtacaataatgTAATTAGGGGGGACAGCCCACACACCTTGTACTTACTCCATAATTACAGGGAACAAGTaccaataacatttgttttctcCCCCCAATTAAGTTATTGTACCCTATAATTATTATGTATGTGGTAATTACGAAAaaagttacaccataactaccttataaatctctcataattacaaaattgttaccccttaattcctggacttcttgttttgttaccctgtaactgtagtattgttattttatcagtaataataattacaaactacttacactgtaattagcaggctgtaaaataaagcgttatccaacattttctttgtgtctttttgaCCTTTGTGGCACAGATTCATCTTTCTCTGATGTCCTTCCTCAACTATgtgagaataaataaataaatagtgccAGTCTGTGGCATTTATAATTGAATctttcaccagaggggtcagagtgcACAGGCAGCCAAGTggagctctactggagcaggtAGAgctttagtgtcttgctcaaagacacttcagcaggcaaCAGTCAAACCTGTCACACTCCAgatacaggacagtctctcagCTTTAGGACACCAAGCTGCCTTCAGCATGTTTGCTCAAACATGACTTATAATCATGAGTTAATGTCTTGTGACTTAAAATTACGAGTTGAAACAACACCTTATAAAGCATTCATTAAACTGATCATTATAGTTTATTAAGAAACACTGTTAGCTTATCAGCAGACTTCCCAGTATGCATTGCATTTAACTCTCCagaaactcttcttcttctggtttaAATGAAGTACAGGATGGAgacttgttatgtatgtatCTTAGGTGAATCATAGGTCAAtttctgatttaaaaataaaacatgataaAATTTAGCATCTACAGATTATGTAAATTCAATAAAGTGAAGCAGACATCCTCTATATTACACATGGCAACTTGGCAAGTTCTATCCACTTCAAACAGGTGTATTGCAACTGCATGGTTAATGCTAAACAGTGTAATAATCATGTGATACAAGAGCAACTCACACTAAAACCTCCTCCCTAGTGAAACACTAAGTAACACTGGAATGCAGTTCATCAGTTAATGCATTCAACACTTATCAGCATGACTAGACATGTGTTGACTGAACTTATTGTCTTAAGTTCACTCAGTTTTTCTACATTATAACAACTAAACTCAAAGATatcagtgcttggatgtctgtgCACCAACTTAAGCTCAATCTTGACAAGACGgagctactctttctcccagggaaagaggaaagattgccctctcatagacctctccatctccattgacAACACTACTGTGTTGCCCTTtcagactgccaagaacctcGGGGTGATCCTGAacaaccagctgtcctgctctgcctacattgcagcgacaacccgctcctgtaggttctccctCTACATAACATCCGCAAAATTCGCCCGTTTCTTATGAGAGAAGCGGCacaactcctggtccaggcacttgtcatctcccacctggactactgcaacgttCTTCTGAATGAGTGcatccagaatgctgcagcccatctggtgttcaaccaaccaaaattctCTCATGTCACACCCCTCTTCTGgtcgcttcactggcttcccatctctGCATGGCCGAATCAGTGCCGATCTTTCGGCGGAGACTAAAGGTTggctcaaaacattccttttctctgtggccttctgctaaatcatctgtatgtagacGTAACAGgtgttatctttatttatttattttatctcttttatttatgttttacctatCTACCACAAACAGGATCCCAACAGGAGTCCAGAGGAACTCTGGTGAGTAGTTTCTCCACTTTGATGGGATCCTCAAACCTGTATTGAGAACTGAAGGATTTCTTAaagtttataattgtaattgtttagatgatctgtgtattgttctaaaggaacatttacaagtcctctaggggctgtggggcctgcctatagggtggggtaagaccactggaaagactctaggctccttcgaagaatccttcaagatctcatctaaattgatttccttttgagaggaaaaattgaGGGAGTCACTCTCAGAGATCCTCAGGGGTAAGGCACACTTGATTTGAAGCTCCAGTGTTTCCGGGAGGTCTTTTAGTGATTATCTTTGAAtgagagtgactgctcaatatctttctttctttctttctttcttttttaatgtcattttaaatagttgtggagtgtgtatgtatatttttctgttttatgtgaaacacactgtatttgccttgtgtatgtgtatgtgctatataaataaagtttgccttgccttgccttgcctaaaGACACattcaggttacacctggacccctcttgaactaacctatcttcttacccttctttgaaataaataaataaataaatgaaaaacgaatgctacttattcctatttaagacttagctgatgaagactgtgaggcacagttggtttcacaaCTGTTGataaaatgcacttattgtaagtcgctttggacaaaagcatctgctaaatgacgtaatgtaatgtaatgtaatgtcttTGACCTAACTGTTCAGTACTATTACAGTCAACTCACAATATTGATGCAGCAAGGAAACTTATGTTTTTAAGGTGAAGtgccttaatattttttgcagtgcatgttgCGGCCTTTCATCTAACGTATGCTAAAGTGGGACAGGAAGAGGGTTTCAACCTTTCCTATAGCACAGCATGACAAACAGCCAAACAGAGAAATTGCACAAGAGATCAACATTTGTCTGTTGGTCCAATTCAGTTGAAACTTTGCCCACATCATCTTTGCAGAATGGTCCAACAAGATCTGTCAGCATGTACCATGCAGAATGTAACTGCATTTGGCCAATAGGCAACGCTATTTGCTTGGACCCAGTCTATTGCccatctattattattattattaggggtccccAGCAcatagtgctgggaaccctattgtttttgttaagattcttcttcttcttcttcttcttcttcttcttcttcttcttcttcttctttttcttcttcttcttcttcttcttcttcttcttcttcttccctaaaagtatctggactcccatgattaaaagtTATCAAAAGATTTCTTGTACTCCATATCATTTGGCCGCTATACGCCAATCAATTGTAGGGTGTGGCACATAtgtgacaaaatgagccataactcATGAACGCCTTGTGCTATCTTAACCAAATTTGGTGCACTTGTGCAGGTATcaactctgaggaaatgtgcaacaTTTGGTGTCTACATCACACATATCCCCTAGAGGTCATCAGGTGCttggaccccgtcattgccgcctgtggctatatttattattattattattattattattattattaataataataataataatggattctccagtctcctccttccccttccaGTGGGGAATGATACAGATTGAGAAGGCAGAATGATGCATACTGTTCTGATTTAGAAACACCTCTACTTAAAATGATCAAGACTTTCCCAGTTTTTCAACTCTGCACTATTTCCCAAAATTGTACATGAGAGGAACTTTTCTGATCTTGATTGAATTCATTGTGAGGATAAAATGAGGACTTTTCTTCTTCATATATGGAGTCAGAACTGAGGGTAAAACACACTGGAGGAGTTCCTCTCTACATGGAGTCTGGTATCAGTGGTGAGACGAGAGCTTCCTGTTATTTGCTGTAACTACAACACTTCCTCTTTGTCGATCTCCAGCAGCCTGAATACCTGACAAGACCAAACTCTGTGATGGACCATGGAGCTACAGGAGATGAagattttcatctttttcataGGTAACTTTTTAACTACATAACTGATGTAACTGCTGTTTATTCTTCACTTGATTATGGCTTGTAGAGGTGCTGTTTTGGCATGATCAGAAATTGGCCCATTTTAAAttcttatatattttcttatATATTTCAGAGGCTGAATGTGTTGTATTATAGTACTGTTTAATAATGGTATATGTCCCTTATTATTCGCTAACTTCTTGTTTTACAAAGGTTTCACTTGCTCTCTTAAAAATGATTTAACCCAGAATGTTTTGTAAACTAAACACatacagatgtgttgaaaaatgACACAATGTACACTGTACTGATATCACATATAATATCAGATGTCATTTTTAAACCCATAGTTAGGGTTATTTCAGCTTATTATTAAATTTGACTGATTAACAAAAGGTTTGAAAGATTAAAATAGAGAAACATGGCAgtaaatgcacaaaaacaactttgatagaattgactgaaaataaaagccacaaAACCATTTCACACTGAAATTGCAAGTTTTATACTCTGATATTTTAATAgaacttaaaaaataaatgtttaatataTTGAGCATTAATACTAATTTTCATATGTTTCATATGCATCGAAGAGAGCCCTTGTTCTCTAAAGGATTAATAAGGAAAATGTTTTATCCAGATATAATGTGAATTTT from the Centroberyx gerrardi isolate f3 chromosome 3, fCenGer3.hap1.cur.20231027, whole genome shotgun sequence genome contains:
- the LOC139910258 gene encoding uncharacterized protein LOC139910258 isoform X1, whose translation is MELQEMKIFIFFIVMGSSATEEIKKNLTCTEGGSITLPDPIVEFGFLLYGGLNIAMVNNRKSHILDHRFRDRLLWHDHTGLFTITGLQTGDAGIYNIDSIREGVFTSYQLTVYEPAPMPGVNRSRVNADSCTLVCFVEKAHETTLYWIKGEEILNQTSTGPSLPLTVDKQDFNSSYRCVAANPADEKTLPVNVKTFCSEENNTDETSENNRHFWLFLIRTAVFLSVIAITITGIYFERKRKRDRQSQGV